One Malania oleifera isolate guangnan ecotype guangnan chromosome 9, ASM2987363v1, whole genome shotgun sequence DNA segment encodes these proteins:
- the LOC131164717 gene encoding BTB/POZ domain-containing protein At4g08455-like: MRCISCREEYGWRDAGTCKECYEKASETKEELKREIEDLKAKVAFLRCLSPLDHSRSSPSFPDVILVASDHDSPQHSPPIPAHKSVLVSRSPVFKAMLENEMEESLSGRIKISDVSYDVLRMFVNYLYTAEACLDEQMARDLIVLAEKYQVKHLKACCENFMVSKLNWDNSVMSFVFAHQHNAKHLLDAALSLIMENMEKLTKREVYTELVERDPRLLVEIYEAYLSKQVNTMLGRCEHPEENDTKKFTGFDQELLTSIVRTL; this comes from the coding sequence ATGAGGTGTATATCTTGCCGGGAGGAGTACGGCTGGCGCGATGCTGGCACCTGCAAGGAGTGTTATGAGAAGGCCAGCGAGACGAAGGAGGAGCTCAAGCGCGAGATCGAAGACCTCAAGGCCAAAGTCGCCTTTCTCAGGTGCTTGTCTCCTCTCGATCATTCCAGATCTTCCCCGTCCTTCCCCGACGTCATTTTGGTTGCCTCGGATCACGATTCCCCCCAACACTCCCCTCCCATCCCCGCTCACAAATCTGTTTTGGTAAGCCGCTCCCCAGTTTTCAAAGCAATGCTTGAAAATGAAATGGAGGAAAGCTTGAGTGGTAGAATCAAGATTAGCGATGTTTCATATGATGTCCTTCGAATGTTTGTCAATTACTTGTACACAGCTGAGGCCTGCCTTGATGAGCAAATGGCCCGTGATCTCATTGTACTGGCAGAAAAATATCAAGTGAAGCACCTCAAAGCCTGTTGTGAGAATTTCATGGTATCGAAATTGAACTGGGATAATTCAGTAATGAGCTTTGTATTTGCACACCAGCACAATGCCAAGCACCTGCTTGATGCTGCTTTGTCACTGATTATGGAAAACATGGAGAAGCTAACCAAGCGGGAAGTGTATACGGAGCTTGTGGAAAGGGATCCTCGGCTTCTTGTTGAAATCTATGAAGCCTATCTCTCCAAACAAGTTAATACTATGTTAGGACgctgtgagcatccagaagaaaatgacaccaagaaatttacagGGTTCGATCAGGAATTACTTACATCAATTGTTAGGACCCTATGA